From the genome of Monomorium pharaonis isolate MP-MQ-018 chromosome 2, ASM1337386v2, whole genome shotgun sequence, one region includes:
- the LOC105829941 gene encoding uncharacterized protein LOC105829941 isoform X1 yields the protein MRVDSLCERTLQTNKQPDDARARFFRERLRERLVTSSAGERFLPVAAAADFAGSSLLRSSSATSTSPPSSSSSSSVGRASTTYVYGQPRRSTPRYCYRCARNGSINAARRWSGVETDGECSPRGCEREKSRGSEREYGRVREECGQGRRRGSVGVHRREAPQRTFLHHRSENIPYAYEYPNVAYPVSHSIEHSIGPSSKQLVVVSFIGLLLLLAIIQNTLSAVKRKDAIMDLLSSRQKRDVYATHDFRSVTPEEEEILNSDARVRCIQRTICLENRKLFRDLGAPGKMLAKYLTKDVEKSFKSSSGWDRLVRDAGAAGIRGENCDVLYRDCEIPVTKKRHKNVLTSIKDYNNHNSTY from the exons ATGCGTGTGGACAGCCTTTGCGAACGAACGTTGCAAACAAACAAACAACCcgacgacgcgcgcgcgcgcttcttCCGAGAACGGCTGCGAGAACGACTGGTCACTTCGTCGGCAGGCGAACGGTTTCTCCCTGTCGCGGCGGCGGCCGATTTCGCTGGTAGTAGTCTGCTGCGCTCGTCCTCGGCGACGTCGacgtcgccgccgtcgtcctcctcgtcgtcgtcggtcgGCCGTGCGTCCACCACCTACGTCTACGGCCAACCAAGACGTAGCACGCCCCGTTACTGTTATCGGTGCGCGCGCAATGGTTCGATAAACGCGGCACGTCGATGGTCGGGGGTGGAAACGGACGGAGAGTGCTCCCCGCGGGGGTGCGAGCGAGAGAAGAGCCGCGGGAGCGAGAGGGAGTATGGAAGGGTGCGCGAAGAGTGCGGTCAAGGGAGAAGGCGAGGGAGCGTGGGGGTGCATCGTCGCGAAG CGCCTCAACGAACGTTTCTACATCACAGAAGCGAAAACATACCGTATGCATATGAGTATCCCAATGTTGCATATCCAGTATCACACTCAATAGAGCACTCCATCGGTCCGTCATCAAAACAGCTTGTAGTAGTCAGTTTCATCGGGCTCTTGCTGCTTTTGGCGATTATACAGAATACGCTTAGTGCTGTTAAGCGGAAGGATGCGATAATGGATCTATTATCGTCCAGGCAAAAGCGGGACGTTTATGCCACGCATGATTTTCGTTCCGTG ACcccggaggaggaggagattCTTAATAGCGATGCCAGAGTACGATGCATACAGAGAACGATCTGTCTTGAGAATCGCAAACTCTTTAGAGATTTGGGCGCACCGGGCAAAATGCTGGCAAAGTACTTGAC GAAAGACGTAGAGAAATCATTCAAATCATCATCGGGTTGGGATCGTCTCGTGAGAGATGCTGGTGCAGCAGGGATTCGAGGCGAGAACTGTGATGTACTTTACAGAGATTGTGAGATTCCCGTAACAAAGAAGAGGCATAAAAATGTCCTAACAAgcataaaagattataataatcataattcaacttattaa
- the LOC105829941 gene encoding uncharacterized protein LOC105829941 isoform X2, whose amino-acid sequence MEGCAKSAVKGEGEGAWGCIVAKVRRKRSGERCRRRRRSERDGRTRDERMGELEGGEGGAVDAIEKGERERRVPPTSPPPPQQQPQSMLPSDYFFSAPQRTFLHHRSENIPYAYEYPNVAYPVSHSIEHSIGPSSKQLVVVSFIGLLLLLAIIQNTLSAVKRKDAIMDLLSSRQKRDVYATHDFRSVTPEEEEILNSDARVRCIQRTICLENRKLFRDLGAPGKMLAKYLTKDVEKSFKSSSGWDRLVRDAGAAGIRGENCDVLYRDCEIPVTKKRHKNVLTSIKDYNNHNSTY is encoded by the exons ATGGAAGGGTGCGCGAAGAGTGCGGTCAAGGGAGAAGGCGAGGGAGCGTGGGGGTGCATCGTCGCGAAGGTGAGACGGAAGAGGAGCGGAGAAAGGTGTCGGAGACGGAGAAGGAGCGAAAGGGACGGAAGAACGCGAGATGAAAGGATGGGGGAGCTTGAGGGTGGGGAAGGGGGAGCGGTAGACGCGATCGAGAAGGGCGAGAGGGAAAG GAGGGTCcca ccgacgtcGCCGCCACCACCGCAACAGCAGCCGCAGTCGATGCTGCCCTCGGATTACTTTTTCTCCG CGCCTCAACGAACGTTTCTACATCACAGAAGCGAAAACATACCGTATGCATATGAGTATCCCAATGTTGCATATCCAGTATCACACTCAATAGAGCACTCCATCGGTCCGTCATCAAAACAGCTTGTAGTAGTCAGTTTCATCGGGCTCTTGCTGCTTTTGGCGATTATACAGAATACGCTTAGTGCTGTTAAGCGGAAGGATGCGATAATGGATCTATTATCGTCCAGGCAAAAGCGGGACGTTTATGCCACGCATGATTTTCGTTCCGTG ACcccggaggaggaggagattCTTAATAGCGATGCCAGAGTACGATGCATACAGAGAACGATCTGTCTTGAGAATCGCAAACTCTTTAGAGATTTGGGCGCACCGGGCAAAATGCTGGCAAAGTACTTGAC GAAAGACGTAGAGAAATCATTCAAATCATCATCGGGTTGGGATCGTCTCGTGAGAGATGCTGGTGCAGCAGGGATTCGAGGCGAGAACTGTGATGTACTTTACAGAGATTGTGAGATTCCCGTAACAAAGAAGAGGCATAAAAATGTCCTAACAAgcataaaagattataataatcataattcaacttattaa
- the LOC105829941 gene encoding uncharacterized protein LOC105829941 isoform X3, with product MKILPIPLLGTFAVLIAGQDTKTVVFPPTVGNGSSLETGNQIEPMLQSDMTRAIFATLAPPSPPPPPPTSPPPPQQQPQSMLPSDYFFSAPQRTFLHHRSENIPYAYEYPNVAYPVSHSIEHSIGPSSKQLVVVSFIGLLLLLAIIQNTLSAVKRKDAIMDLLSSRQKRDVYATHDFRSVTPEEEEILNSDARVRCIQRTICLENRKLFRDLGAPGKMLAKYLTKDVEKSFKSSSGWDRLVRDAGAAGIRGENCDVLYRDCEIPVTKKRHKNVLTSIKDYNNHNSTY from the exons ATGAAAATACTTCCGATACCACTACTCGGAACGTTCGCGGTTTTAATCGCCGGCCAGGATACGAAAACCGTGGTGTTCCCGCCTACCGTCGGAAATGGTTCGTCTTTGGAAACGGGAAATCAAATCGAGCCAATGCTTCAGTCGGATATGACGCGAGCAATCTTTGCGACCCTCGCACCGCcatcgccgccaccgccgccgccgacgtcGCCGCCACCACCGCAACAGCAGCCGCAGTCGATGCTGCCCTCGGATTACTTTTTCTCCG CGCCTCAACGAACGTTTCTACATCACAGAAGCGAAAACATACCGTATGCATATGAGTATCCCAATGTTGCATATCCAGTATCACACTCAATAGAGCACTCCATCGGTCCGTCATCAAAACAGCTTGTAGTAGTCAGTTTCATCGGGCTCTTGCTGCTTTTGGCGATTATACAGAATACGCTTAGTGCTGTTAAGCGGAAGGATGCGATAATGGATCTATTATCGTCCAGGCAAAAGCGGGACGTTTATGCCACGCATGATTTTCGTTCCGTG ACcccggaggaggaggagattCTTAATAGCGATGCCAGAGTACGATGCATACAGAGAACGATCTGTCTTGAGAATCGCAAACTCTTTAGAGATTTGGGCGCACCGGGCAAAATGCTGGCAAAGTACTTGAC GAAAGACGTAGAGAAATCATTCAAATCATCATCGGGTTGGGATCGTCTCGTGAGAGATGCTGGTGCAGCAGGGATTCGAGGCGAGAACTGTGATGTACTTTACAGAGATTGTGAGATTCCCGTAACAAAGAAGAGGCATAAAAATGTCCTAACAAgcataaaagattataataatcataattcaacttattaa